The following proteins are encoded in a genomic region of Arachis ipaensis cultivar K30076 chromosome B02, Araip1.1, whole genome shotgun sequence:
- the LOC107628568 gene encoding RING-H2 finger protein ATL73 produces the protein MGSSGTNLVTTIIGFGLSATFIVFVCTRIICGRIQRYIASSSSSSSRTIYEFQSRPDIERGEHDVVEGVPAFVSAIPTLKFNKEAFSSVECTQCVICLGDYKEQELLRIIPKCGHCFHVSCIDMWLRKQSTCPVCRLPLRNALEQKNVTSVAFTISHHHSLHDESNASLQRNISDDERPVVDSNSSNTSLPISVGEPEIRP, from the exons ATGGGGAGTTCAGGTACGAACTTGGTGACTACAATAATTGGTTTTGGATTGAGTGCAACATTCATAGTGTTTGTGTGCACAAGAATCATTTGTGGGAGAATTCAAAGGTATAtagcatcatcatcatcttcatcatcaaggACTATATATGAATTTCAATCAAGACCAGACATAGAACGG GGAGAACATGATGTTGTTGAGGGAGTACCTGCTTTTGTTTCTGCAATCCCCACTTTAAAGTTCAACAAAGAGGCTTTCAGCTCCGTTGAATGTACACA GTGTGTGATATGTTTGGGAGATTACAAAGAGCAAGAATTGTTGAGGATCATACCAAAATGTGGGCACTGTTTTCAtgtctcttgcattgatatgtgGCTAAGAAAGCAATCTACATGCCCTGTATGCCGTTTGCCACTTAGAAATGCTCTTGAACAAAAGAATGTGACAAGTGTGGCATTCACAATAAGCCACCACCACTCTCTTCATGATGAGTCTAATGCTTCATTACAAAGGAACATTAGTGATGATGAGAGGCCAGTAGTTGATTCTAATTCTAGTAACACCTCACTTCCAATTTCTGTAGGAGAACCTGAAATAAGACCCTGA
- the LOC107626071 gene encoding protein-ribulosamine 3-kinase, chloroplastic isoform X1 translates to MMSAHVGIISPSTFFPRFPPTSLTKTKINTSPVCSISMSMDPVREWILSEGKATKITKISPVGGGCINLASRYDTDSGSFFVKTNRSIGPSMFEAEALGLGAMYETRTIRVPRPYKVGELPTGGSYIIMEFIEFGASRGNQSVLGRKLAEMHKAGKSSKGFGFDVDNTIGSTPQINTWSSDWIQFYGEHRLGYQLKLASRQYGDSLIYERGQRLVKSIGKLFENVAIEPCLLHGDLWSGNISSDKNGEPVILDPACYYGHSEAEFGMSWCAGFGASFYNSYFEVMPKQPGFEERRDLYMLYHYLNHYNLFGSGYRSSAMSIIDDYLALLKA, encoded by the exons ATGATGAGTGCACACGTGGGAATCATATCACCTTCCACCTTCTTCCCTCGATTTCCTCCAACTtctttaaccaaaaccaaaatcaaCACATCACCTG TTTGCAGCATTAGCATGAGTATGGATCCAGTTCGTGAATGGATTCTTTCTGAAGGGAAAGCCACAAAGATAACCAAGATTAGTCCTGTTGGTGGTGGTTGCATCAACCTTGCTAGTCGCTATGACACTGATTCTGGTTCTTTCTTTGTTAAAACAAACAG GAGTATTGGACCATCAATGTTTGAAGCAGAGGCTCTTGGTTTAGGGGCTATGTATGAAACCAGGACAATCCGTGTGCCTAGGCCATATAAG GTTGGAGAGCTTCCCACTGGTGGTTCCTACATCATTATGGAATTCATAGAATTCGGCGCTTCCAGAGGCAATCAA TCTGTTCTAGGGAGGAAACTTGCTGAGATGCATAAAGCCGGAAAATCTAGCAAAGGCTTTGGTTTTGATGTCGATAACACCATTGGCAG TACTCCACAAATAAACACGTGGTCATCGGATTGGATTCAATTTTATGGAGAGCATAGATTGGGTTACCAGTTGAAGCTAGCATCGAGACAATATGGCGACAGTCTCATTTATGAAAGAG GACAAAGACTGGTGAAAAGCATAGGAAAACTATTTGAAAATGTGGCGATAGAACCATGCTTACTACACGGAGACTTATGGAGCGGAAACATCAGCTCTGACAAAAATGGAGAGCCTGTCATATTGGATCCAGCGTGCTACT ATGGACACAGTGAGGCAGAATTCGGAATGTCTTGGTGTGCCGGCTTTGGAGCATCATTCTATAATTCATATTTTGAG GTGATGCCTAAACAGCCAGGTTTTGAGGAGAGAAGAGACCTGTATATGCTGTATCATTATTTAAATCACTATAATCTCTTTGGTTCTGGATACAGATCATCAGCTATGTCCATAATTGATGATTATCTTGCACTTTTAAAAGCTTAG
- the LOC107626071 gene encoding protein-ribulosamine 3-kinase, chloroplastic isoform X2, with protein sequence MSMDPVREWILSEGKATKITKISPVGGGCINLASRYDTDSGSFFVKTNRSIGPSMFEAEALGLGAMYETRTIRVPRPYKVGELPTGGSYIIMEFIEFGASRGNQSVLGRKLAEMHKAGKSSKGFGFDVDNTIGSTPQINTWSSDWIQFYGEHRLGYQLKLASRQYGDSLIYERGQRLVKSIGKLFENVAIEPCLLHGDLWSGNISSDKNGEPVILDPACYYGHSEAEFGMSWCAGFGASFYNSYFEVMPKQPGFEERRDLYMLYHYLNHYNLFGSGYRSSAMSIIDDYLALLKA encoded by the exons ATGAGTATGGATCCAGTTCGTGAATGGATTCTTTCTGAAGGGAAAGCCACAAAGATAACCAAGATTAGTCCTGTTGGTGGTGGTTGCATCAACCTTGCTAGTCGCTATGACACTGATTCTGGTTCTTTCTTTGTTAAAACAAACAG GAGTATTGGACCATCAATGTTTGAAGCAGAGGCTCTTGGTTTAGGGGCTATGTATGAAACCAGGACAATCCGTGTGCCTAGGCCATATAAG GTTGGAGAGCTTCCCACTGGTGGTTCCTACATCATTATGGAATTCATAGAATTCGGCGCTTCCAGAGGCAATCAA TCTGTTCTAGGGAGGAAACTTGCTGAGATGCATAAAGCCGGAAAATCTAGCAAAGGCTTTGGTTTTGATGTCGATAACACCATTGGCAG TACTCCACAAATAAACACGTGGTCATCGGATTGGATTCAATTTTATGGAGAGCATAGATTGGGTTACCAGTTGAAGCTAGCATCGAGACAATATGGCGACAGTCTCATTTATGAAAGAG GACAAAGACTGGTGAAAAGCATAGGAAAACTATTTGAAAATGTGGCGATAGAACCATGCTTACTACACGGAGACTTATGGAGCGGAAACATCAGCTCTGACAAAAATGGAGAGCCTGTCATATTGGATCCAGCGTGCTACT ATGGACACAGTGAGGCAGAATTCGGAATGTCTTGGTGTGCCGGCTTTGGAGCATCATTCTATAATTCATATTTTGAG GTGATGCCTAAACAGCCAGGTTTTGAGGAGAGAAGAGACCTGTATATGCTGTATCATTATTTAAATCACTATAATCTCTTTGGTTCTGGATACAGATCATCAGCTATGTCCATAATTGATGATTATCTTGCACTTTTAAAAGCTTAG
- the LOC107627911 gene encoding two-component response regulator ARR2, producing MSADENQTSKSKALSKGAKLYFIKPLLLSDLKGLWKFASCNTKVSTVTTDQNGSKSIIVNKDQECKPLNNNNNNNNKEKKQELVESSVVQRRKRIRWTDHLHMKFMEAVILAGSGAGPKKIHEYMNVPGVTKEHVSSYLQKYRQSLKAQDSEIQYQRKILSSESNLGSYQSKDLFHCKSEQFLDAPAHLPSTEIPTVHEPALSQNQLLPGTLVQGEMNGNGVESVISQEESYTDGRVSEEDQLDPTEDFETMMTNTGSCFTSWSRLLDPEETSYEVSSKDYTAENSDLNRSMSMENDMCQQFPAFPSVPSGNVDEIFNISKETENACDEDLDSWLKSL from the exons ATGAGTGCTGATGAAAATCAAACTTCAAAGTCAAAAGCACTAAGCAAAGGAGCTAAACTCTATTTCATAAAGCCACTTCTACTTTCTGATTTAAAGGGCCTCTGGAAATTTGCATCATGCAACACAAAAGTTTCAACAGTAACCACTGATCAAAATGGATCAAAGAGTATCATAGTGAACAAGGATCAAGAATGCAAACCactgaataataataacaataataataacaaagagaaaaaacAAGAACTTGTTGAATCATCAGTGGTCCAGAGAAGGAAAAGGATTAGGTGGACTGATCATTTGCATATGAAGTTCATGGAAGCTGTTATATTAGCAGGATCTGGTG CTGGtcctaagaaaatacatgagTATATGAATGTGCCAGGAgtcacaaaagagcatgtttcaAGCTATTTACAG AAATATCGCCAATCTTTGAAAGCGCAAGATAGTGAAATTCAATATCAAAGGAAAATTCTATCATCCGAGTCAAATTTAGGATCATACCAATCGAAGGATCTCTTCCATTGCAAGTCAGAGCAATTTCTTGATGCTCCTGCACATCTTCCTTCCACAGAAATTCCAACTGTTCATGAACCAGCTTTGAGCCAAAACCAATTACTCCCAGGGACACTGGTGCAAGGTGAGATGAATGGCAATGGTGTGGAATCTGTGATTAGCCAAGAAGAAAGTTATACTGATGGAAGAGTTTCTGAAGAAGATCAATTAGACCCAACTGAAGATTTTGAAACAATGATGACAAATACTGGGTCTTGTTTCACTAGCTGGAGTCGGCTACTTGATCCTGAAGAAACCTCTTACGAGGTTTCCTCTAAGGATTATACTGCTGAAAACAGTGATTTGAATCGTTCGATGTCGATGGAGAATGACATGTGTCAACAGTTTCCTGCATTTCCTTCAGTACCATCAGGAAATGTTGATGAGATCTTCAATATTTCAAAGGAAACTGAGAATGCCTGTGATGAGGATTTAGATAGTTGGCTAAAAAGCTTATAG